A single genomic interval of Prionailurus viverrinus isolate Anna chromosome A2, UM_Priviv_1.0, whole genome shotgun sequence harbors:
- the LOC125154746 gene encoding translation initiation factor IF-2-like: MGTEQETPRPRDGHASEPAFRSQSSPRAPPGRPRTSARGSEVPGSLGPRPRRFLEGACPGSAGRTAGVSRCAAAAPCGASRVQPVPSPAWRALSAPGLLSARARPSPGTYPLPSPQTRRRSPVPSAPRPRSPGPPRAPTLRRFPALRTPPRPAAPPPPAPPRTRTLTCGGTPLRRPGGRPERPRRRLRRGRGLGLRLGLRVRSAPPARGRAGPGRGGRGAARGRARGRRARGAGRQPPGAQ; encoded by the coding sequence ATGGGGACTGAGCAGGAGACTCCACGGCCGAGGGACGGACACGCATCGGAGCCCGCGTTTCGGTCCCAAAGTTCGCCTCGAGCGCCTCCTGGACGCCCGCGCACCTCCGCCAGGGGCTCGGAGGTCCCCGGTTCTCTGGGACCGCGACCCAGGCGCTTCCTCGAGGGGGCCTGTCCGGGGAGCGCGGGACGCACGGCTGGCGTCTCCCGGTGCGCGGCCGCCGCTCCGTGTGGGGCGTCTCGCGTGCAGCCCGTGCCCTCCCCCGCCTGGAGGGCTCTTTCTGCGCCCGGACTTCTCAGCGCGCGCGCAAGACCCTCGCCCGGGACCTACCCGCTCCCGTCCCCTCAGACTCGACGCCGCAGCCCGGTCCCCTCAGCCCCACGGCCTCGCAGCCCCGGCCCTCCTCGGGCCCCGACCCTTCGGCGCTTCCCCGCCCTCCGGACTCCCCCTCGACCCGcggccccgccgcccccagcGCCGCCCCGCACCCGGACACTGACCTGCGGCGGCACCCCGCTCCGGCGTCCCGGCGGCCGACCCGAGCGCCCCAGGCGGCGGCTTAGGCGCGGGCGCGGGCTCGGGCTCCGGCTCGGGCTCAGAGTGCGGTCGGCCCCGCCTGCCCGAGGCCgagccgggccgggccggggcgggcgcggcgcggcgcgggggcgggcgcgggggcggAGAGCACGCGGCGCGGGGCGCCAGCCGCCAGGCGCACAGTAG